A region of Ammoniphilus oxalaticus DNA encodes the following proteins:
- a CDS encoding divergent PAP2 family protein produces the protein MSIFHNYPLWSSLIAIGLAQFLKIPIHFFTHRAWKWGLLFSTGGMPSSHSAAVTGLATSIGLSEGFASSYFSIATIFAVIVMFDAAGVRRHAGKHAALLNVLLEDFNMMKEELKLLRFKPEHEKREQLKELLGHKPIEVLIGAWLGIILAIGLGYLFEF, from the coding sequence ATGTCGATTTTTCACAACTACCCGCTATGGTCTTCCCTTATAGCCATTGGTTTAGCGCAATTTTTAAAAATTCCCATTCATTTCTTCACTCATCGCGCTTGGAAATGGGGACTGTTATTCAGCACAGGAGGGATGCCCAGTTCCCATTCAGCGGCCGTGACCGGTTTAGCCACATCCATTGGCTTATCAGAAGGGTTTGCTTCTTCCTATTTTTCAATCGCAACGATCTTTGCGGTGATCGTGATGTTTGATGCTGCTGGGGTACGTAGACACGCGGGAAAACATGCGGCCCTATTAAACGTTTTGCTCGAAGATTTTAATATGATGAAGGAAGAGTTGAAACTTTTACGTTTCAAACCAGAACATGAAAAACGTGAACAATTAAAAGAACTGCTCGGTCATAAACCGATTGAAGTGTTAATCGGAGCCTGGCTTGGAATTATTCTTGCAATTGGACTCGGCTATCTATTTGAGTTTTAA
- a CDS encoding YuiB family protein: protein MNIVQLIISVPLFLFLAFGIGFVLNMLIKTTWLPLVMYALLIVYLFIRMGALKAVDYTILTSGLTGAALSGVVIKMLRQRGYRMF, encoded by the coding sequence GTGAATATCGTTCAACTCATTATATCCGTCCCGCTGTTTCTGTTTCTTGCGTTTGGGATTGGATTTGTTTTAAATATGTTAATCAAGACCACGTGGTTACCGTTAGTGATGTATGCATTATTGATTGTTTACTTATTCATCCGCATGGGCGCTTTAAAAGCGGTTGATTACACGATTTTAACATCTGGACTAACGGGGGCGGCGCTGAGCGGCGTTGTGATTAAGATGCTAAGACAAAGAGGGTACCGAATGTTCTAA
- a CDS encoding catalase — translation MDHSSSRNKKGIDGNQQDAKQEQLDQYRIQNTGKPMTTNQGRTISNDEQILTAGERGPGLLEDWHYFEKMTHFVQEEEPERVVHARGYSAYGEFECYQSMKHVTKAGFLQEPGKKTPLTIRFSTVQGPRGSYDTARDLRCQGVKFYTEEGNYDLTTIAMPVLINNDPMKFPDAMHAYQAKSDDDIPTASGAHDRFWDYVANNPESIHMVTWIMSDRGIIRSYRMMESWSINTYLFVNEKGVATFVRFVWKPMLGVHSFLQDEALKIGGIDPDFHRKDLREAIDCGAYPEYELGVQLIPMEDEFKYDFDVLDPTKFWPEELVPVHSIGKMTLNRNIDNYHTESEQVAFNPANVVPGIDFSNDPVLQGRLIAYHNAQVHRIGPNFQELPINRSLCPFHNNQRRGPMRFRIDVDQVNYHKNSLANNTPYTTPPEEGGYEHYPKKVEGHVTRNRSASFTDYFTQPRIFWNSLTPVEKQHTIEAFSYQLGKVKSESVRQQNVNLLVNVDQELACIIADNIGVERPSGTHISVSTSYPSLSQANTPRYANTLKVGVLIGDGFNGKEVTSALQFLQKNGVFIEIISEKLGFVTGADGIKIKVNKTFLTSSPYLVDAIYIVGGNSQYQAKFMQDVLGFVHDAYKHYKPIGLASTGQSYIQTSPNNNLAGVVFAANNPNFPQDFTTAIAQQRFWNRK, via the coding sequence ATGGATCATTCTTCATCGAGAAACAAAAAGGGAATCGACGGGAATCAGCAGGATGCGAAGCAGGAACAATTAGATCAATACCGTATCCAAAACACCGGCAAGCCGATGACGACAAATCAAGGCCGAACAATATCCAACGATGAGCAAATTTTAACAGCCGGTGAACGCGGTCCTGGCCTACTTGAGGATTGGCATTACTTTGAGAAAATGACACACTTTGTGCAAGAAGAAGAACCTGAAAGAGTCGTTCATGCTAGAGGTTATAGCGCCTATGGAGAATTTGAATGCTATCAGTCGATGAAACATGTGACCAAAGCAGGCTTTCTGCAGGAACCAGGGAAAAAGACTCCTCTTACAATCCGTTTTTCTACCGTCCAAGGACCAAGGGGATCTTATGATACGGCAAGAGATTTACGTTGTCAGGGTGTGAAATTTTACACAGAGGAAGGAAATTACGATCTTACGACCATTGCAATGCCCGTCTTGATTAATAACGACCCGATGAAATTCCCAGATGCGATGCATGCGTATCAAGCTAAATCAGATGACGATATCCCAACAGCAAGCGGAGCCCATGACCGATTTTGGGATTATGTAGCTAACAATCCGGAGTCGATTCATATGGTGACGTGGATCATGTCCGATCGCGGCATTATAAGAAGTTACAGAATGATGGAATCGTGGTCGATTAACACGTACTTATTTGTAAACGAAAAAGGAGTCGCAACCTTTGTTCGTTTTGTCTGGAAACCCATGCTAGGGGTCCATTCCTTCCTTCAGGATGAGGCATTAAAAATTGGTGGTATTGATCCCGATTTCCATCGCAAAGATCTGAGAGAAGCAATTGATTGCGGGGCCTACCCTGAATATGAACTCGGCGTTCAACTCATTCCGATGGAAGATGAATTTAAATACGATTTCGATGTGCTCGATCCTACAAAGTTTTGGCCAGAAGAACTCGTCCCTGTCCACTCGATCGGGAAGATGACTTTAAATCGAAACATTGATAATTATCATACAGAATCAGAACAAGTCGCATTTAATCCCGCGAATGTCGTTCCAGGTATTGATTTTTCGAACGATCCCGTCCTGCAAGGAAGATTAATCGCTTATCATAATGCGCAAGTACACCGAATTGGTCCCAATTTCCAAGAGTTACCCATCAATAGATCACTTTGTCCTTTTCATAATAACCAGCGCCGAGGCCCCATGAGATTTCGAATTGATGTCGATCAGGTTAACTATCATAAAAATTCATTAGCAAATAACACACCCTATACAACACCCCCAGAAGAAGGCGGATACGAGCATTATCCAAAAAAGGTAGAAGGACACGTCACCCGTAACCGAAGCGCTTCGTTCACAGATTATTTTACGCAACCCCGCATTTTTTGGAATAGCTTAACACCTGTCGAAAAGCAGCACACCATTGAAGCGTTTAGCTACCAACTTGGAAAGGTTAAGAGTGAATCTGTCCGCCAACAAAACGTTAATCTATTGGTTAATGTAGATCAGGAATTAGCCTGTATTATTGCCGATAATATAGGGGTAGAGCGCCCAAGCGGAACCCATATCTCTGTTTCAACAAGCTATCCTTCCCTTAGCCAGGCAAATACACCCCGCTATGCCAATACACTAAAAGTTGGTGTTTTGATTGGAGATGGCTTTAACGGAAAAGAAGTAACAAGCGCGCTCCAGTTCCTGCAAAAGAATGGGGTTTTCATCGAGATAATCAGTGAGAAATTGGGATTCGTCACTGGGGCCGACGGAATCAAGATTAAAGTCAATAAGACCTTTCTCACATCTAGTCCTTACTTGGTTGACGCCATTTACATCGTTGGAGGAAATTCACAGTACCAAGCAAAATTTATGCAAGACGTTTTAGGGTTTGTGCATGATGCCTATAAACACTACAAACCGATTGGTCTTGCTTCAACGGGGCAATCGTATATTCAAACCTCGCCAAACAACAACTTAGCTGGTGTTGTTTTTGCCGCTAACAATCCCAACTTTCCTCAAGATTTTACAACTGCAATTGCTCAACAGCGCTTTTGGAATAGAAAATAG
- a CDS encoding NAD(P)/FAD-dependent oxidoreductase: MGTKIVILGAGYGGVMTSVKLQKILNYNEAEVTVVNQHDYHYLTTWLHLPAAGTIHHDNCRIDIESIIDTNQFNFVKGTVESIQPDNKQVSLADGRVLDYDYLVVGLGSEPETFGISGLKEHAFTISNINSVRLIKEHIDYMFAKFTQEPDRADYLTFIVGGAGFTGMEFVGELCDRIPALCKEFDVDPAHVQIYNVEAAPTALPGFDPDLIDYAVELLSSKGVTFKINTPIKECTPDGVVLADGEEIKAKTVVWTGGVRGNSVIEKSGFEVIRGRVKVDEYLRAPGYDDVFVIGDGSLVIDETQNRPFPPTAQIAMQQGEALAENLAKSIRGGQITKFQPDLKGTVASLGKGEGIGIVGNKKVFGSTAAMLKEVIDHRYLYKIGGIGLVMKKSKF; the protein is encoded by the coding sequence ATGGGTACAAAAATCGTTATTCTTGGTGCTGGGTATGGTGGGGTAATGACCTCGGTAAAGTTGCAAAAAATTTTGAATTATAATGAAGCTGAGGTCACCGTTGTGAATCAGCATGATTATCATTATTTAACGACCTGGTTACACTTGCCAGCTGCTGGAACGATCCATCACGATAATTGTCGAATTGATATCGAGTCAATTATAGATACGAATCAATTTAACTTTGTCAAAGGGACAGTTGAAAGCATTCAACCGGACAACAAGCAAGTTAGTTTAGCGGACGGTCGCGTTCTTGACTACGACTATCTTGTCGTCGGTCTAGGCAGCGAACCAGAAACGTTTGGGATTTCGGGATTGAAGGAGCATGCGTTCACGATTAGCAATATCAACAGCGTTCGGCTAATCAAAGAGCATATTGACTATATGTTTGCGAAATTTACGCAAGAACCGGATCGCGCCGATTATCTCACGTTTATCGTAGGCGGAGCAGGCTTTACTGGGATGGAGTTCGTTGGTGAATTATGTGATCGTATCCCCGCATTGTGCAAAGAATTCGATGTAGATCCCGCCCATGTCCAAATTTACAATGTTGAAGCGGCTCCAACTGCTTTACCAGGTTTTGATCCTGATTTAATCGATTATGCTGTCGAGCTTTTAAGCAGTAAAGGCGTTACTTTTAAAATCAACACGCCGATTAAAGAATGTACGCCAGACGGTGTCGTATTGGCGGATGGCGAAGAAATTAAAGCAAAGACGGTCGTTTGGACGGGTGGCGTGCGCGGCAATTCGGTCATCGAAAAGTCGGGTTTTGAAGTCATTCGCGGCAGAGTGAAGGTAGATGAGTATTTGCGGGCGCCTGGTTATGATGATGTGTTTGTAATTGGCGATGGTTCTCTTGTCATCGACGAAACGCAAAATCGACCGTTTCCGCCAACCGCGCAGATCGCGATGCAACAAGGAGAAGCGTTGGCCGAAAACCTGGCAAAGTCAATCCGGGGCGGTCAAATAACTAAGTTTCAACCTGATCTAAAAGGGACAGTAGCTTCTCTTGGCAAAGGGGAAGGGATTGGTATCGTCGGAAATAAAAAGGTGTTCGGCTCGACAGCCGCTATGCTCAAAGAAGTGATTGATCATCGTTACCTTTATAAAATTGGCGGCATCGGCCTTGTCATGAAGAAATCTAAGTTTTAG
- the erpA gene encoding iron-sulfur cluster insertion protein ErpA: MIEITESAGTKIKELLAEQENPSVFLRVGVQGGGCSGFTYGMGFDEEETEQDETFSIQGIKVVIDGDSLKLIKGTQIDYQETMMGGGFTIENPNATATCGCGTSFRTAADAGTPEDCDE; the protein is encoded by the coding sequence ATGATAGAAATAACGGAAAGCGCTGGAACGAAGATTAAAGAATTATTGGCCGAACAAGAAAACCCGAGTGTGTTTTTGCGTGTTGGAGTGCAGGGTGGAGGTTGTAGCGGCTTTACGTATGGGATGGGTTTTGACGAAGAAGAAACAGAACAGGATGAAACCTTTTCCATCCAAGGCATTAAGGTTGTCATTGACGGAGACAGTTTAAAACTGATCAAAGGCACACAGATTGATTACCAAGAAACGATGATGGGCGGAGGGTTCACGATTGAAAATCCGAACGCGACCGCAACGTGTGGGTGCGGAACAAGTTTCCGAACAGCGGCCGACGCTGGTACGCCAGAAGATTGTGACGAATAG
- the mqnE gene encoding aminofutalosine synthase MqnE produces the protein MTLLTENPTDRSLLPIIEKVQAGQRLSVEDGLTLYESNDLLTIGQLANSVNLKKNGNHVYFIENMYINPTNVCEANCKFCGFRRDPDEEGAYTMSTDELLHYVEKNWKPTIREFHIVGGHNHTVSFDYYLDTIRVLKEHYPQATIKAYTGAEVVFFSQLSGLSVEDVLKELIKAGSESLTGGGAEILTENYRAKMSPEKASTDEWLNAHRVAHGLGLKTHATMLYGSIESLEERLIHMERLRLLQDETNGFMVFIPLAVQPKQASAGIKRRTSAFDDMKTIAISRLMLDNFQHIKAYWINIGTQLTQMALSFGSSDIHGTLVEERISHSAGALTQSALTRDELIWLIKGAGKQPVERDTFYNIIKEY, from the coding sequence ATGACACTATTAACGGAGAACCCAACGGATCGTTCATTGCTGCCAATTATTGAAAAAGTGCAAGCGGGGCAACGTCTATCCGTTGAAGACGGACTTACGCTTTATGAATCGAATGATTTATTAACGATTGGCCAGTTGGCTAATTCCGTCAATTTAAAGAAAAATGGCAACCACGTCTACTTTATTGAGAACATGTATATCAATCCGACAAACGTTTGTGAAGCAAACTGCAAATTTTGCGGGTTCCGTCGCGATCCTGATGAAGAGGGCGCCTACACGATGTCGACGGATGAGCTACTTCATTATGTAGAAAAAAACTGGAAGCCAACGATTCGAGAATTCCATATTGTCGGCGGACATAACCACACGGTTTCGTTTGATTATTACCTAGACACGATCCGTGTCTTGAAAGAACATTATCCGCAAGCAACGATTAAGGCATATACGGGGGCTGAAGTTGTGTTCTTCAGTCAACTCTCTGGTCTATCCGTAGAAGATGTATTAAAAGAATTGATTAAGGCAGGCTCAGAGTCTTTGACAGGCGGCGGAGCTGAAATCTTAACCGAAAATTATCGAGCGAAGATGAGTCCTGAAAAAGCAAGCACAGATGAATGGCTCAATGCCCACCGCGTCGCTCACGGGCTCGGGTTGAAAACACATGCGACGATGCTGTATGGATCGATTGAGAGCCTAGAAGAACGCCTGATCCATATGGAGCGCCTGCGCCTTTTGCAAGATGAAACGAACGGGTTCATGGTTTTCATTCCGCTAGCGGTCCAGCCAAAACAGGCAAGCGCGGGGATCAAAAGAAGGACATCCGCTTTCGACGATATGAAGACGATCGCAATTAGTCGTCTCATGCTAGATAACTTCCAACATATCAAAGCCTATTGGATTAACATCGGCACTCAATTAACGCAAATGGCGTTATCGTTTGGTTCATCCGACATTCATGGCACGCTTGTTGAAGAAAGAATAAGCCATTCCGCAGGCGCGCTAACCCAATCTGCTTTGACTCGGGACGAGCTCATCTGGTTAATCAAAGGAGCTGGCAAACAGCCAGTTGAACGAGACACTTTTTATAACATTATTAAAGAATATTAA
- a CDS encoding DUF1450 domain-containing protein — protein MIFIEFCQSNMALWTKSVFEQLGHDPEWSDAEVMESECLGNCEQCFAQPFAIVEGEVVAADTPDALLTEIRAFIKKKEELDRQWRELGF, from the coding sequence ATGATTTTCATTGAGTTTTGCCAAAGTAATATGGCCTTATGGACTAAATCGGTTTTTGAGCAACTTGGGCATGATCCTGAATGGTCTGATGCGGAAGTGATGGAATCAGAGTGCTTGGGAAATTGCGAGCAATGTTTCGCGCAACCGTTTGCGATCGTGGAAGGCGAGGTCGTCGCCGCGGATACACCTGATGCGTTGCTTACAGAAATCAGAGCGTTCATAAAGAAAAAAGAAGAGTTGGACCGTCAATGGCGCGAGTTGGGATTTTAA
- a CDS encoding DUF1462 family protein has protein sequence MLEILVYGAEERCASCINAPSSTETASWLEAALLRVYDQAAFKVRYVDIYDPQSEQEKAFSTRVFEEELWYPVVVIHDQVITEGNPDLKLIYKELNELGIRKIE, from the coding sequence GTGCTTGAGATTTTAGTTTACGGAGCCGAGGAGCGATGCGCAAGTTGCATCAATGCCCCATCATCAACCGAAACGGCGAGTTGGTTGGAAGCTGCCTTATTAAGAGTATATGATCAAGCGGCTTTTAAGGTTCGCTATGTCGACATTTATGATCCCCAATCGGAACAAGAAAAGGCGTTTTCCACGCGTGTATTTGAGGAAGAGTTATGGTATCCGGTCGTTGTGATTCATGATCAAGTCATAACTGAAGGCAACCCGGATTTAAAACTAATTTATAAAGAATTAAACGAGCTTGGAATTCGTAAAATAGAATAA
- a CDS encoding NifU family protein — MAEINAQVTEVLDKLRPFLQRDGGDCELVDVEDGIVKLRLLGACGSCPSSTITLKAGIERALMEEIPEVKEVQQVF; from the coding sequence ATGGCTGAAATTAATGCGCAAGTAACAGAAGTCCTAGATAAACTACGTCCCTTCCTACAACGTGACGGAGGCGACTGTGAATTAGTTGATGTAGAAGATGGTATTGTAAAACTACGCCTTTTAGGCGCTTGCGGTAGTTGCCCAAGCTCCACAATCACGTTAAAAGCGGGTATCGAACGCGCTCTAATGGAAGAAATTCCAGAAGTGAAAGAAGTTCAACAAGTATTCTAA
- a CDS encoding NUDIX hydrolase: MAEKIVQENPDQHIYLTFSPDLFSERPDHVLVIPIYEGKLLFTCHSERGWELPGGKIEPGETASQATIRETWEETGATILAPKQIGEYRVESNEQVGFIKAIYLAKVVSIGPRPKGFETDDAALFGLDINTNQPQFSPYMKDIVFASIQKKLGTEIQLPT; this comes from the coding sequence ATGGCTGAAAAAATAGTTCAGGAAAATCCCGATCAGCATATTTATCTCACATTTTCGCCTGATTTATTCTCAGAGCGTCCAGATCATGTGCTCGTAATTCCTATTTATGAAGGGAAGTTACTTTTTACCTGCCACAGTGAACGTGGGTGGGAGCTGCCAGGCGGAAAGATTGAACCGGGCGAAACGGCAAGTCAAGCAACGATTCGTGAAACGTGGGAGGAAACAGGGGCCACAATATTGGCTCCAAAACAGATCGGTGAGTATCGGGTTGAATCAAACGAACAAGTCGGATTTATAAAAGCGATTTATCTAGCCAAGGTCGTCTCGATCGGCCCGCGACCGAAGGGGTTTGAAACAGACGATGCGGCTTTATTTGGATTAGATATTAATACGAATCAGCCACAATTTAGTCCTTATATGAAGGATATTGTATTTGCCTCCATTCAAAAAAAGCTAGGCACTGAAATCCAACTGCCCACATAA
- a CDS encoding phosphatidylglycerophosphatase A family protein → MPDPSPIIVVSDEVLGEKARELLEFRGVEMDDLADLVYYLQKDYCEGLTRETCIYHIQKVLAKREVHNAIITGIQLDMLAEQEKLMEPLQTIIYSDEGLYGIDEIVALSIVNVYGSIGLTNYGYIDKVKPGILEKLNDKTDGENHTFLDDIVGAIAAAASSRLAHSMTC, encoded by the coding sequence ATGCCGGATCCATCTCCTATTATAGTCGTTTCCGATGAAGTTCTTGGAGAAAAAGCGCGTGAACTTCTTGAATTTCGAGGTGTCGAAATGGATGACTTAGCAGATTTAGTGTACTACCTTCAAAAGGATTATTGTGAAGGTTTAACGAGAGAAACATGTATCTACCATATTCAAAAAGTATTAGCTAAGCGTGAAGTCCATAACGCAATTATTACTGGAATCCAACTTGATATGCTCGCTGAACAAGAAAAGTTAATGGAGCCGTTGCAAACGATCATCTATAGCGATGAAGGACTATATGGCATTGATGAAATTGTAGCGCTATCGATTGTGAACGTCTACGGTAGCATCGGTCTAACCAATTATGGGTACATCGATAAGGTGAAGCCCGGTATTTTAGAAAAGTTAAATGATAAAACAGACGGAGAAAACCATACATTCCTAGACGATATCGTTGGAGCCATTGCCGCTGCGGCTTCAAGCCGACTTGCGCATAGTATGACTTGTTAA
- a CDS encoding helix-turn-helix transcriptional regulator: MSRRNSTRNEILNMLKLHGSLTVSGMASQLQITEMAVRRHLNTLERDDLIASKMVRQAMGRPTNVYSLTEEADHLFPRHYSEFALDFLQDLEELEGQEKIKRLFDRREERMSEKYKKQVKGETLREKVSQLAELQNEKGYMVEVEEGPAGGSFILKEYNCPISQVAKEYNEACDCELSLFEKVLEAHVERNECIAQGEDKCVYVIKPINESELE; the protein is encoded by the coding sequence ATGTCGAGACGAAATTCTACTCGTAATGAAATTCTAAATATGTTGAAGCTCCATGGATCACTTACCGTCAGCGGGATGGCAAGTCAGCTACAGATCACTGAAATGGCGGTGCGACGTCATTTAAATACACTGGAAAGAGATGATCTGATTGCTTCCAAGATGGTCAGGCAAGCAATGGGAAGACCGACAAACGTGTATTCCTTGACAGAAGAAGCGGATCATTTGTTTCCCCGTCATTATTCAGAATTTGCCTTGGATTTTTTGCAAGACCTTGAGGAACTGGAAGGTCAAGAAAAAATCAAACGGTTGTTTGACCGACGCGAAGAGCGTATGTCGGAAAAATATAAGAAGCAAGTAAAAGGGGAAACGTTGAGGGAGAAAGTCAGTCAACTTGCTGAGCTACAAAATGAAAAAGGCTACATGGTTGAAGTAGAAGAGGGACCCGCTGGCGGGAGTTTTATTTTAAAGGAATATAATTGCCCGATTTCGCAAGTGGCCAAGGAATATAACGAGGCCTGTGATTGTGAGCTGTCTCTGTTTGAGAAAGTGCTTGAAGCGCATGTGGAGCGAAACGAGTGCATTGCTCAAGGGGAAGATAAGTGTGTATATGTGATCAAACCGATCAACGAGTCCGAGCTAGAGTAG
- a CDS encoding DUF86 domain-containing protein, with the protein MYKVDTEKINNILTYMTDCIFPTMRQTMSTSQEQFLADETAGFAAERLFHLFIEGMTDIGNTLIDGFIMRDPGGYDDIVDIMEDERVYAAEEARIFKQIIYLRKNLVVEYIDNHREQLYSSYHQSLAVIERYPEIIRTYLAKELW; encoded by the coding sequence ATGTATAAGGTTGATACTGAAAAAATCAATAATATTCTAACCTATATGACGGATTGTATCTTTCCAACGATGCGGCAAACGATGTCTACCTCGCAAGAACAATTTTTAGCGGATGAGACGGCGGGGTTTGCGGCGGAGCGATTGTTTCATTTGTTCATCGAAGGGATGACAGATATCGGTAATACGCTTATTGATGGTTTTATTATGCGCGATCCAGGCGGCTACGATGATATCGTGGATATTATGGAAGATGAACGGGTGTATGCGGCTGAAGAAGCGCGGATTTTTAAGCAAATTATTTATTTAAGGAAAAATTTAGTTGTCGAATACATAGACAATCATCGGGAACAACTTTATTCAAGCTATCATCAATCGTTGGCAGTGATTGAGCGTTACCCAGAAATAATCAGAACATACTTGGCAAAGGAATTGTGGTGA
- a CDS encoding YutD family protein produces the protein MIRIQGNSFKLLENFREGWNPDVFKDRYSDILSKFDYIVGDWGYGQLRLKGFFEDSHPKGTFDNRISFKDEYILEYCNFGCPYFLLKKVEEQKGDKSKTNIQT, from the coding sequence GTGATACGCATTCAAGGCAATTCCTTCAAATTGCTGGAAAATTTCCGCGAAGGATGGAATCCAGACGTTTTTAAAGACCGCTACAGTGATATTTTAAGCAAGTTTGATTATATCGTTGGGGACTGGGGATATGGGCAACTCCGTCTGAAAGGATTTTTTGAAGATAGTCATCCAAAAGGGACGTTCGACAACCGGATTAGTTTTAAAGATGAGTATATATTGGAATATTGCAACTTTGGTTGTCCTTACTTTTTGCTAAAAAAGGTAGAAGAGCAAAAAGGAGACAAATCAAAAACAAACATCCAAACATGA
- the lipA gene encoding lipoyl synthase: protein MKFERKPDWLKIKLTTGENFTEIKNMMRGKTLHTVCEEAKCPNIFECWSHGTATFMINGKICTRACRFCAVNTGLPTELDLAEPENVAEAAEKMGLQHAVVTAVARDDLQDGGASLFAATIHAIRKRLPLCSVEVLIPDFQGNWDALRTVLDANPQILNHNIETVERLSDRVRSKATYRRSLELLETSKQINPTIPTKSSIMIGVGETAEEIRQTMRDLRAVGVNIVTIGQYLQPTRRHLSVEKYWHPDEFARFKEEGMEMGFDHVESGPLVRSSYRAHEQGQLAGHV from the coding sequence TTGAAATTTGAACGCAAACCAGACTGGTTGAAGATCAAGTTAACAACAGGCGAGAATTTTACAGAAATTAAAAACATGATGCGAGGGAAAACGTTACATACCGTTTGTGAAGAAGCGAAATGCCCAAATATATTTGAATGCTGGTCCCATGGCACGGCGACATTTATGATTAATGGAAAAATTTGTACGCGGGCTTGTCGCTTTTGCGCGGTTAATACAGGGCTCCCAACTGAACTTGACTTGGCTGAACCAGAAAATGTCGCGGAGGCGGCAGAGAAGATGGGCTTACAACACGCAGTTGTAACAGCTGTAGCTAGAGATGATTTACAGGATGGCGGGGCTTCCTTATTTGCCGCGACGATTCACGCGATCCGTAAGCGACTGCCGCTTTGTAGTGTAGAAGTGTTAATCCCAGATTTCCAAGGTAATTGGGACGCTTTGCGGACGGTCTTAGACGCGAACCCGCAGATATTAAATCATAACATCGAAACGGTAGAACGTTTATCGGACCGCGTTCGTTCAAAAGCGACTTATCGTCGATCGCTTGAACTTTTGGAAACGTCCAAACAAATCAATCCAACGATCCCAACAAAATCAAGCATTATGATCGGAGTCGGCGAAACGGCGGAGGAAATTAGACAAACGATGCGGGACCTACGCGCTGTTGGTGTGAATATCGTGACAATCGGTCAATATTTACAGCCAACTAGACGACATCTTTCTGTTGAAAAATATTGGCATCCCGATGAATTTGCTCGTTTTAAGGAAGAGGGCATGGAAATGGGATTTGACCATGTTGAATCGGGTCCGCTTGTGCGAAGTTCCTATCGCGCCCATGAACAAGGGCAATTAGCGGGGCATGTATAA